In Apodemus sylvaticus chromosome 8, mApoSyl1.1, whole genome shotgun sequence, one genomic interval encodes:
- the Slc25a30 gene encoding LOW QUALITY PROTEIN: kidney mitochondrial carrier protein 1 (The sequence of the model RefSeq protein was modified relative to this genomic sequence to represent the inferred CDS: deleted 1 base in 1 codon), translating into MSALNWKPFVYGGLASITAECGTFPIDLTKTRLQIQGQTNDANFREIRYRGMLHALMRIGREEGLRALYSGIAPAMLRQASYGTIKIGTYQSLKRLAVDRPEDETLLINVVCGILSGVISSAIANPTDVLKIRMQAQNSAVQGGMIGNFISIYQQEGTRGLWKGVSLTAQRAAIVVGVELPVYDITKKHLILSGLMGDTVSTHFLSSFTCGLVGALASNPVDVVRTRMMNQRVLRDGRCAGYTGTLDCLLQTWKNEGFFALYKGFWPNWLRLGPWNIIFFLTYEQLKKLDL; encoded by the exons ATGTCAGCCCTCAACTGG AAGCCCTTTGTGTATGGAGGGCTGGCCTCCATCACAGCAGAGTGCG gcaCATTTCCAATTGATTTAACTAAGACGCGGCTTCAGATTCAAGGCCAGACCAATGATGCCAACTTCCGAGAGATCAGGTACCGAGGAATGTTACATGCGCTGATGAGAATAGGCCGAGAAGAAGGCCTGAGGGCGCTGTATTCAGG GATTGCACCGGCAATGCTGCGCCAGGCTTCCTATGGGACCATCAAGATTGGCACGTACCAGAGCTTGAAGCGATTAGCTGTGGACCGCCCGGAAG ATGAAACCCTGCTGATCAATGTTGTGTGTGGAATTCTGTCTGGAGTCATATCCTCAGCTATTGCTAATCCGACTGATGTTTTGAAA ATCCGAATGCAAGCACAGAACAGCGCTGTTCAAGGAGGAATGATTGGCAACTTCATCAGCATTTACCAGCAGGAAGGGACAAGAGGACTGTGGAAG GGTGTGTCCCTCACGGCCCAGAGGGCAGCCATTGTTGTGGGCGTAGAGCTTCCAGTCTATGACATCACCAAGAAGCACCTGATACTCTCAGGCCTGATGGGAGACACGGTCTCAACGCACTTTCT CTCAAGCTTCACCTGTGGCCTGGTGGGGGCCTTGGCCTCAAACCCAGTTGACGTGGTGAGAACCCGCATGATGAATCAGAGAGTCCTTCGAGATGGCAGATGCGCGGGCTATACGGGTACCTTGGATTGTCTCCTGCAG ACGTGGAAGAATGAAGGGTTTTTTGCTCTCTATAAAGGATTTTGGCCAAATTGGTTACGCCTTGGTCCTTGGAATATCATT TTCTTTTTGACTTATGAACAGCTGAAGAAATTGGACTTGTGA